Genomic DNA from Deinococcus aerius:
GGTGCCAGCCGAAGCCGACAGTGTGGCGCAGGCCGCGGGCGTACACCTCGCGCCACTTGCCGTCGGGGCGAATCCGCAGGATGGTCGCCTCCTCGGGGTTCTGGGTGGGCGTGTCGTTGTTGGTGGCGCCGAAACTCGCGTACAGGTAGCCGTCCGGCCCCCACTTCAGGTTGCGGGCGGGGTGCTGCCCGGCGTCGGGAAAGCCCTCGGCGAACACGCGCGGCGTGCCCAGCGTGCCGTCCCCCGCCATGTCCATCACCCAGATCATCTTCTCGCCGACCGCGTACAGCTTGCCGCCCTTCACGTCCATCCCGTGGACGAGGGGGAGGTTGGAGGCGACCTGCCGCCGCTCCCCGGCGTCGAAGCGCCCGTCCTGGTTGACATCCTTCATGTACCAGATGTCGTTCTGCCCGCGCCGCGAGAGGTACACGCCGCCGTCGGGCATCACGTACAGCATCCGGGCGTTGCCCAGCTCGGAGGCCATCACCGTGATCGAGAACCCCGCCGGGACCTTCAGCCGGGCGAGCTTGTCGGGCGTGAACCCCAGGGCCACCGGCTCGTTGCGCGTCGCGGTGACGGTGGCGGGCGGTTCGGGGGCGGGGAGCGGTCGGGGGGTGGGCGGGGTGTTCGGCCCCGGGAACGGCCCGGTCAGCGGCACCGAGGTCTGTGCCAGGGTGAGCCCGGCACCGGCCAGGGCTGCCGTCAGGGCGGCGAGCAGCAGTTTACGCATGGGGATTGTCCTCCACCCCGGAGAATCACACGCCCCACGAAATCCCGAACTCGGCCTCGCTCACGTTCTGAAGCGTAGCTCAGGCTTTTCTCAAGCCAGGTCCACGAACAGCGGGAGGTCCGACGGCGGCACCGCCCCCACCCCCACCGCCCGGCGGTGCAACTCGCGCACGGCCAGCATCCCCTCCCCGCCCACGTCCAGGCTGAAATCGTTCACGTACAGGTCGATGTGAGCGCGCATCACGTCGTCGCTCATCTCCAGGGCGTGCTGGCGGATGTAGTCCATCGGCTCGGCAGGGTGCTTGTAGGCGTATTCCAGGCTGGCCCGGACCGCCGCGTTCAGGCCGCGCTGGATGTCGAGTGGAAGGTCCCGCCGCACCAGGATCGCGCCGAGCGGCAGGGGCAGCCCCGTCTCGCCTTCCCACCACGCGCCCAGGTCGAGCAACTTGACCAGCCCGTGTTGCGGGTACGTGAAGCGCGACTCGTGGATGATCAGCCCGGCGTCCACCTCGCCCCGCAGGGCGGCGGGCATCACCTCGTCGTAACGCAGGTGGGTCAGGCGCACGCCCGGGTAGGCGAGGCGCAGCAGCAGTTCGGCGGTGGTCTGCGCTCCGGGCGAGGCCACCAGCCGCCCGTTCAGGTCACCCAGTTCCTCCCGCGCGACGACGAGTGGCCCCACCCCGCGCCCAAGCGCCCCGCCCGAGCGCAGCGCCACGTACTGCTCCATCACGTCGAAGTAGGCCCGGTAGCTGATCTTGGTGATCGGCAGCCTGCCCACCCGCGCCCACTCGTTGAGCGTCTGTACATCCTCCAGCACCTCGCGCACGGGGAGCGGCGAGGCGACCCGCCCGGCGTGGAGCGCGTAGAAGATGAAGGTGTCGTTCGGGCAGAAGGAGTAGCCCAGGTCGAGGGGGGAGGTCAAGGTGGTCATGGGGGCAGGGTACGCCTGACCGCCGGGGGCAAGCGTCACGGGGACGCCCCGGGTGTTCCCCAGCCCACCGCGCGGCGGGTACGTTGGGGGGGTGAGCGGACGCGCCTTCCTCTACTGCGTGCTGAGTGCCCTCGTCATCATTGGCGGCGTTACCTGCGGCTGCGCGGGCCAGTGTGAGGGCCGGGCGCGGCGAGAACCCCGCCATCGCCGCGGGAGTGTTCCCCCACCCCTCCTACCGCACGTCCCTCAACGCCTCCCGCGCCGCCTGGGCGTCCCGCCCGATCTGCGCCTTCAGCTCGTCCAGACCGCTGAACTTCTGCTCCCCGCGCAGGTGCGTGAAGAACTTGACCTGCACCTCCTCGCCGTAGAGATCACCCTCAAAGTCGAAGAGGTGGACCTCGAAGCGGCGCTCCCTGCCGTTCACGGTGGGGCGAAAGCCCACGTTCGCCATGCCGTGATGGCGCTGCGGGTTGCCCGGCCCCCGCTCGGTGATGGCGACGACCGCGAACACGCCCAGCGGGAGCGCCTTGCCCTCGGGCACCCGGATGTTGGCGGTGGGCCAGCCCAGGGTGCGGCCCAGACGGTCCCCCGGCACGACCACGCCCTGCGCGTCGTAGTGGCGGCCCAGCAGCCGGGCGGCGCCCTCCACGTCCCCGACCTTGAGGTACTCGCGGATGCGGGTGCTCTTGATGTCCTCGCCGCCGAGCTGGTGCATGGGGAGCGCCACGACCTCGCGCGTCACCCCGCGCAGGTCGGGGAGGCCCCCCGCCCGCCCCCGCCCGAAGTGGAAGTCCTCGCCCACCACGATGGACCGGGGATGCAGGGCGCGCAGGTCGTCCAGGAACGCCTCCTTGGGCCGGGCGGCGAACTCGGCGGTGAAGGGGACGGCGATCGTCTCGTCGATCCCGTAGCGGGCGAGCAGGTCGAGTTTCTCGGGCAGGGTGGACAGGAACTCCACCCCCTGCGTCAGCACCCGGGTGGGCGGGTCGAAGGTGTACACCACCGTCGGCACCCGGTGTTCCCGCCCCCTCGCCTTGAGCTGCGCGAGCAGGGCCTGGTGCCCCAGATGCACCCCGTCGAAGGACCCGACCGCCACCACCGTCTCGGTGTCGGGCCGCTGGGTGGGGGAGACGTAGGTTTTCACCGCGCGGCGACCCGCTGGAGGGCGTACAGGGCCGCCGCCACGGTGGTCGCGCTGCCCACCAGCGTGCCGTCGCGCAGCCCGTCGAGCACCGCCTGGGGAGGTATCCACACGACCTCGATCTCCTCGTCCTCGTCGTGGGGCAATTTGCTCTCGCGCAGGCCTCTCGCCTCGAAGATGTACAGCTCCTCGTCGCAGAAACCGGGGCTGGAGTAGAAGCGGGTCAGCAGCGTCATGTCGCCGTCCAGCCCCACCTCCTCCTGAAGCTCGCGCCGGGCGGCCTGCTCGGGCGTCTCCCCCGCGTCAATCAGGCCCGCCGGGGCCTCCACCGTACTCGTCCCGATGGCCCGGCGCCGCTGGCGCACGAGAAGCATCTCGCCCGAGTCGTTCAGCGCCAGGATCGCCACGGCGTCGGCGTGCCGCACGATCTCCCACTTGCCCTCCAGCAGCTCCAGCCGCACGATGTGGCCGTCGTAGATCACCTGTGTTCCGTTGCCCGTGGCGGCGTCGCTCATGGGGGCAATCTAGAGCAGCGGGGGAGGGGCGGCGGGCAGGTTAAGCCTTTGCTCTCTGCCCGCCGCCTCCCCAGCTCTGCCACAATCCGGCCATGTTCACCCGCGCTGACCTGGAGGCGCGCGAGGCCGCCACGCTCGCGCCGTACGCCACCCTGAGCCGGGAGTCGCGCGGGCGGGAGTATCCCGAGGCCGAGAGCGAGACGCGCACCGCCTTCCAGAAGGACCGCGACCGGGTGCTGCACACGACCGCCTTCCGGCGCCTGGAGTACAAGACGCAGGTGTTCCTGAATACCCAGGGCGACCACTACCGCACCCGGCTGACCCACACGCTGGAGGTCCAGCAGGTCGCCCGCTCCGTCGCCCTGACCCTCGGCCTGAACGAGACGCTGGCCGAGACCATCGCCCTGGCACACGACCTCGGACACCCCCCCTTCGGCCACGCGGGCGAGCGGGTGCTGAACGCGCTGATGGAGGAACATGGGGGTTTTGACCACAACACCCAGGCGCGGCGCATCGTGACCCGGCTGGAGGACCGCTACCCCGACTTCCCCGGCCTGAACCTGACCCTCGACACGCTGGACGGCCTGAACAAGCACGCCCGCGCGGGGCTGGGGCCGCCCAGCCTGGAGGCGCAACTCGTGGACGCGGCTGACGCATTGGCCTACACCGCCCACGACCTCGACGACGGGTTGCGGAGCGGGCTGCTGACGCCGGGCCAGCTTGAGGAGTTGCCCTTGTGGCGCGAACTCCTCGCTCGCGTGCCCACCTCCTCCCCCCACCTCACCGAGCGTGACCGCCGCACCCTGCACCGCGAACTGCTGGGGTGGCTGATTGGCGACCTGACGCGGGCCAGCCACGAGGCGATCCGGGCGAGCGGGATCGGGACCGCCGCCGAGGTGCGGGCGCAATCGGGGCGGCTGATCACCTACAGCGACGCCATGCGCGAGCGGCTGCGGGAGACGGGGGCCTTCCTGCGCGACAACCTCTACCGCCACTGGCGGGTAGAGATGCAGGTCGAGCAGGGGACCCGGCTGCTGACGACCCTCTTCACGGCCTTCCTCTCGCGGCCCACCCTGCTGCCCCCGGGAGTCCGCGCCCGCGCCGAGGTGGACGGCCTGCCCCGCGCCGCCTGCGACTTCATCGCCGGGATGACCGACCGCTACGCGAGCGAGACGCACGCGGCGCTCGTCCCCCCACCGGGGCCGCCGGGGTGGCCGAGATAGAAGGGCATCTGAGCCGCGCCCCGGCCCTCCAACCTCTTACACTGCCCTATGCCCGAACGCATTCCGCTGGAGGCCCTGACCGGCCTCCCGACCGTCGCGGCCCTGACCGTCTCGCACAGCGGCGAGGAGGTGGCCTTTTACGCCGACTGGACCGGACGTTTCGAGCTGTACGTCCTGAATCTCCACGCCCGCGAGCGGCGCCAGGTGACGAACGGGGAGGCACCCAAGGGGATTCGCGCGGGCTTCGTGTGGTCGCGCGACGACACGCGCATCCTCTTCAGCCGCGACCATGACGGCGACGAGCGGCAGGCCCTCTTTGAGGTGACGCTGGCGTCGGGCGAGGTGCGGCCCCTCCACCACTCCCCCGAGAGCATGGACTACGCGGTGGGCGCCCACCCGGACGGTCGGCGCCTGCTCGTGAACAGCACGCGGGGCGGGCAGATGAACGTGCACGTCTACGACCTGACGCGGGAGGGCGAGGCCGCCTGGACGGCCCTCACGCAGCAGCCCAACGCGACCCAGGCGGTCGCCTGGAGCCCGGACGGGATGCAACTGACGCTGAACACCAACGAGAGCGCCGACCTGCGGAACGTGGACGGCTACGTGGTGAACGCGGACGGGAGCGGGCTGCGCCGGGTGTGGCGCGTGCGCGAGGGCAGCCGGGACGAGGTGGGCCACTGGCACCCCGATGGGCGGCGTGTGGCCGTGACCAGCGACGCCGACGGCCACAGCCGGGTCGGCCTCCTCACCCTGGAGAGCGGCGAAGTCACCTGGCTCACGCCCGCCGACGGGGTCACCGAGGAGGAGCCGGGCCGCTTCTCCCCCGATGGCCGCTGGCTGAGCGTGATCCGCAACGTGGAGAGCACCCTCTCGCCCGTTCTGTACGACACGGGAACCGGACAGGCCCGCGAGCTGAGCCTGCCACCCGGCCTCGCCTACGGCACCGAGTTCGCGCTGGGCGGCACGAAGTTGCTCTTCCAATACACGACGACCACGACCCGCCCGGAGGTGCTGCTGTACGACCTGGGCACCGACACCTGCGAGGTGCTGCTGCCCGCCGAGTACGGCGAGGTGGACCCGGCGGATTTCGTGCCCGGCGAGTACGTGCGTTACCCCAGCACGGACGGTGTGCGGGTTCCCGCGATCCTGTACCGGCCCAGGTCCACCGCACCGGGCCAACGCTTCCCGGCGCTGGTCTGTGTCCACGGCGGCCCCACCGCTCAGTTCTTCCGCGCCTTCAACGCGCAGCTCCAGTTCCTCGCCGACCGGGGGTACGTGGTGCTGTGCCCCAACGTGCGCGGCTCGACCGGGTACGGGGTGGAGTGGCGCGACGCCAACCTGATGGACTGGGGCGGGCGCGACCTGGAGGACGTGGCCGCCGGGGCCGAGTACCTGAAGACGCTGGACTTCGTGGACCCGGGGCGCGTGGGCATCTTTGGCGTCAGTTACGGCGGGTATCTCTCGTACCTCGCGGCGGTGAAAAAGCCGGGCCTGTTCAAGGTCAGCGTGCCCATCGTGGGGATCACCGACCTGCACCGGCTTCACGAGGACAACAGCCGCGTGATGCCGCAACTCGGCTACTACTTCCGCACACTGATGGGCGACCCCGTCGAGCAGGCCGAGTTGTGGCGCGACCGCAGCCCGATCACGCACGCGGCGAAGTTAAAGGCGCATATGTTCATGATGCACGGCGCCAACGACCCGCGCTGCCCAGTGAACCAGGCCCGGGGCTTCCGGGACGCCCTGCTGCAGAATGGCCGCGAGGAGGGCCGCGACTTCGAGTACGTGGAGTTCGGCGACGAGGGCCACGGGGCGGGCGACATCGCCGGAAGGACCCGCAGCTACCGCCTGCTGGCCGACTACCTCGCCCGGCGGCTGTGAGGGACTACACCCCCGGCGCCGCCACCCGCACCCCTGCCCGCTCCAGCGCCGCCCGCAGGTCCCGCGCGAGTTCCGCCGCCTCCGCCCCGTCCCCGTGCAGGCAGAGGGTCCGGGCAGGAATGTTCACCCGCTCCCCCGTGACGGCGACCGTGATCCCCTCCCGCGCGATGCGGACCCCCTGGGCGACGGCCTGATCGTGGGGGAGCAGGGCGCCCGCCTGCCCGCGGGGCCACAGCGACCCGTCGGGCGCATAGCCCCGGTCGGCAAAGCCCTCGCCCACGGCGTCCAGTCCCAGCGCCGCCGCCTCACCCAGCATCACGGACGCCCCCCCCGCCAGGCCGAAGTACAGGGGGAGGCCCGAATCGCGGGCAGCCTGGGCAACGGCGCGGGCCAGCGTCCGGTCCCTCACCGCCTGGTTGTAGAGCATTCCGTGGGGTTTGACGTGATGCAGCCGCACGCCCTCGCGGGCCGCCACCGCCTTGAGCGCCTCGATCTGCTCGCGCACGAAGGCGGTGACCTCCTCCGGCGGAAAGTGCATCTCCCGGCGCCCGAAGCCCTCGCGGTCGGGAAAACCGGGGTGGGCGCCCGCCGCCACGCCGTATTTTGCGGCCAGGCGCAGGCTGTCCCGCATCGTCCCCACGTCTCCCGCGTGGCCCCCGCAGGCGATATTCGCGCTCGTGACGTGGGGCATGACGAGGGCCTCGTGGGGGCTGCCCTCCCCGAGGTCGGCGTTGAGGTCGATGGTGGTGGGGTGAGTCATGTCTCCTTGTACCACCAGCGCAGGGCCAGCTCCGCCCCCCGGACCGCCCGCTCCCGATGCCAGAGTGCCGCGCGCGCCTCCTCCGGGCTCACCACCCGCAGCCACACCCGGTCGCCGGGGCGCAGTTGGCCCAGCCGGGGCAGGTCCACGCTCGCCAGGGCGAGCGGGGTGGGGTAGCCGCCGTGCGTGCCCGCGTCGGGGAGCAGCAGGATGGGCCGACCGTCCGGCGGAAGCTGCACCCCTCCCGGCACGTTGGGCAGGCTGATCCGGTTCGGGTCGTGGGGCGCGGGGACCGCCTCGCCCAGCCGCGCCCCCATCC
This window encodes:
- the ribF gene encoding riboflavin biosynthesis protein RibF, producing MKTYVSPTQRPDTETVVAVGSFDGVHLGHQALLAQLKARGREHRVPTVVYTFDPPTRVLTQGVEFLSTLPEKLDLLARYGIDETIAVPFTAEFAARPKEAFLDDLRALHPRSIVVGEDFHFGRGRAGGLPDLRGVTREVVALPMHQLGGEDIKSTRIREYLKVGDVEGAARLLGRHYDAQGVVVPGDRLGRTLGWPTANIRVPEGKALPLGVFAVVAITERGPGNPQRHHGMANVGFRPTVNGRERRFEVHLFDFEGDLYGEEVQVKFFTHLRGEQKFSGLDELKAQIGRDAQAAREALRDVR
- a CDS encoding deoxyguanosinetriphosphate triphosphohydrolase; protein product: MFTRADLEAREAATLAPYATLSRESRGREYPEAESETRTAFQKDRDRVLHTTAFRRLEYKTQVFLNTQGDHYRTRLTHTLEVQQVARSVALTLGLNETLAETIALAHDLGHPPFGHAGERVLNALMEEHGGFDHNTQARRIVTRLEDRYPDFPGLNLTLDTLDGLNKHARAGLGPPSLEAQLVDAADALAYTAHDLDDGLRSGLLTPGQLEELPLWRELLARVPTSSPHLTERDRRTLHRELLGWLIGDLTRASHEAIRASGIGTAAEVRAQSGRLITYSDAMRERLRETGAFLRDNLYRHWRVEMQVEQGTRLLTTLFTAFLSRPTLLPPGVRARAEVDGLPRAACDFIAGMTDRYASETHAALVPPPGPPGWPR
- a CDS encoding S9 family peptidase, with protein sequence MPERIPLEALTGLPTVAALTVSHSGEEVAFYADWTGRFELYVLNLHARERRQVTNGEAPKGIRAGFVWSRDDTRILFSRDHDGDERQALFEVTLASGEVRPLHHSPESMDYAVGAHPDGRRLLVNSTRGGQMNVHVYDLTREGEAAWTALTQQPNATQAVAWSPDGMQLTLNTNESADLRNVDGYVVNADGSGLRRVWRVREGSRDEVGHWHPDGRRVAVTSDADGHSRVGLLTLESGEVTWLTPADGVTEEEPGRFSPDGRWLSVIRNVESTLSPVLYDTGTGQARELSLPPGLAYGTEFALGGTKLLFQYTTTTTRPEVLLYDLGTDTCEVLLPAEYGEVDPADFVPGEYVRYPSTDGVRVPAILYRPRSTAPGQRFPALVCVHGGPTAQFFRAFNAQLQFLADRGYVVLCPNVRGSTGYGVEWRDANLMDWGGRDLEDVAAGAEYLKTLDFVDPGRVGIFGVSYGGYLSYLAAVKKPGLFKVSVPIVGITDLHRLHEDNSRVMPQLGYYFRTLMGDPVEQAELWRDRSPITHAAKLKAHMFMMHGANDPRCPVNQARGFRDALLQNGREEGRDFEYVEFGDEGHGAGDIAGRTRSYRLLADYLARRL
- the pxpA gene encoding 5-oxoprolinase subunit PxpA → MTHPTTIDLNADLGEGSPHEALVMPHVTSANIACGGHAGDVGTMRDSLRLAAKYGVAAGAHPGFPDREGFGRREMHFPPEEVTAFVREQIEALKAVAAREGVRLHHVKPHGMLYNQAVRDRTLARAVAQAARDSGLPLYFGLAGGASVMLGEAAALGLDAVGEGFADRGYAPDGSLWPRGQAGALLPHDQAVAQGVRIAREGITVAVTGERVNIPARTLCLHGDGAEAAELARDLRAALERAGVRVAAPGV
- a CDS encoding 1,4-dihydroxy-6-naphthoate synthase, translated to MTTLTSPLDLGYSFCPNDTFIFYALHAGRVASPLPVREVLEDVQTLNEWARVGRLPITKISYRAYFDVMEQYVALRSGGALGRGVGPLVVAREELGDLNGRLVASPGAQTTAELLLRLAYPGVRLTHLRYDEVMPAALRGEVDAGLIIHESRFTYPQHGLVKLLDLGAWWEGETGLPLPLGAILVRRDLPLDIQRGLNAAVRASLEYAYKHPAEPMDYIRQHALEMSDDVMRAHIDLYVNDFSLDVGGEGMLAVRELHRRAVGVGAVPPSDLPLFVDLA
- a CDS encoding NUDIX domain-containing protein encodes the protein MSDAATGNGTQVIYDGHIVRLELLEGKWEIVRHADAVAILALNDSGEMLLVRQRRRAIGTSTVEAPAGLIDAGETPEQAARRELQEEVGLDGDMTLLTRFYSSPGFCDEELYIFEARGLRESKLPHDEDEEIEVVWIPPQAVLDGLRDGTLVGSATTVAAALYALQRVAAR
- a CDS encoding PQQ-dependent sugar dehydrogenase, producing MRKLLLAALTAALAGAGLTLAQTSVPLTGPFPGPNTPPTPRPLPAPEPPATVTATRNEPVALGFTPDKLARLKVPAGFSITVMASELGNARMLYVMPDGGVYLSRRGQNDIWYMKDVNQDGRFDAGERRQVASNLPLVHGMDVKGGKLYAVGEKMIWVMDMAGDGTLGTPRVFAEGFPDAGQHPARNLKWGPDGYLYASFGATNNDTPTQNPEEATILRIRPDGKWREVYARGLRHTVGFGWHPVTGVMYGADQGADWHGDNIPPEELNVIVRGRAYGWPFCYGDKQPDPYTNSSQIPNLTTKQEYCARTEGSVLNYTAHAAAIGLAFYTANQFPAEYRNDAFIAYRGSWNRSEPSGYEIARVNFDANHKPTEITPFVTGFVFQENGQWKQFGRVAGVAVYTDGSLLFTDDQSGVIYRVRYTGGQ